A single Crateriforma conspicua DNA region contains:
- a CDS encoding diacylglycerol kinase: MTDPHSRSTWRQKFADASRGIGVAVRGQKSFWVHFPAGVLVLVTAFALRLPATSMAILWLTVGVVIAAEVANSAFEALVHTVHPSFDPRIGRALDMAAGAVLILSIAAVAVGICLLGWPLWKVVVGVAAA; this comes from the coding sequence ATGACCGATCCCCATTCACGATCCACATGGCGCCAGAAGTTTGCCGACGCGAGCCGCGGCATCGGGGTCGCGGTCCGGGGACAGAAAAGCTTTTGGGTCCACTTTCCGGCCGGCGTTCTGGTTTTGGTAACGGCATTTGCCCTGCGTCTGCCCGCCACATCCATGGCAATTCTGTGGCTGACGGTCGGCGTGGTGATCGCGGCAGAAGTCGCCAACAGCGCCTTCGAAGCGTTGGTTCACACGGTTCACCCCAGCTTCGACCCGCGGATCGGCCGCGCCCTGGACATGGCCGCCGGCGCGGTCTTGATTTTGTCGATTGCCGCGGTGGCCGTGGGCATCTGCCTGCTGGGCTGGCCGTTGTGGAAAGTCGTCGTTGGGGTGGCAGCCGCCTGA
- a CDS encoding LPS-assembly protein LptD: MPAARVRRPLSTALILICGLMLALSDIGPASQTATAQFPASDATTTDESATKISRQPPRVDGDRIAKWNRGGADISWLRDNCRLMFEDRIYLCDQVLLVVDGPPGRVRTRFVISGVSDGKGGQTGPLSGVIYSALEPQIQSPTPVPVPQSLPALASHLPGGWPDVRLPHPQSTPGDLRLAGHTESPAEDSGADDGGVRQAQYASPLPVPDSLPDQIFGPTLVPPPATSFPGTPGVGTPVPNQTTMPDAPRIQNGEGQFRIFSADGRHEIEFVSRNPAAPLSIQNVPRPALGEEVWVARGGATVLIRDVQAQLPGGQFLDLGTISLSAHRIVAWTPLLNDLMQGRADMTSHDLELYLEGDIVFRQGDRIIYAESMYYNVTQETGMVLDAEAISTIPDYQGVVRLKADVLQQVAEGNFQAFGAAVTTSRLGVPRYWLQSDQLSFRQRLRTTVDPITNQTIQATDSYVSSRDNFIYFGGVPVFYWPRLSASIRKPPLYLTGANFKNDDIFGTQVMLEWDLFQLLGYDSAPDGVDVRIKTDYLSDRGPAFGTRTTYDRTSFFGIPGHVRGQTDGYLIHDTGLDTLGQDRRDLTPEKTWRGKSWLQHRHTFNSGWEFIAEVGYISDRNFLEQYFESDWDQQKDYTTGARLRRYGGNQLLDLSVEARVNDFFKETQQLPVLEHYAIGLSPLGNALTWTMNNKVGYVDLNVADTPVDPVEAASMTTLPGEVDAKGLIASTRHELSAPLDLGPLNLSPFVGGDATYFGEDINGDSLTRLTGQAGIRASLPMYRIDPTIQSALLNVRGLAHKIEWVGEYFYADSDANFDDLPYYDSLDDNAQEQFRRRFIIDQFGGVLPAQFDPRDYGFRQGIQRYVTSPSDVVVADQQQIRLGVHQRFQTRRGLPGRERITDILRLDIDTILMPDADRDNYGETVGPTTYDASFHLGDRVSLLSDGYIDFFDDGLRSISGGIRMSRPGLGDVYAGLINIDGPVTSTALRTSLDYRLNEKWIVRAGSTYDFADVGNVGQTIGLTRIGESFLTGFEVTVDAGRENVGFNFFVLPRFFPTGRGRVGGQLIPPPGVEGLE, from the coding sequence ATGCCTGCTGCGCGGGTCCGACGACCGCTTTCCACCGCGTTGATCCTGATCTGCGGCTTGATGCTGGCACTTTCGGACATCGGTCCGGCGTCCCAAACCGCGACCGCCCAATTCCCGGCGTCTGATGCGACGACGACGGATGAATCCGCAACCAAAATTTCGCGACAGCCGCCCCGAGTCGATGGCGATCGAATCGCCAAATGGAATCGCGGTGGGGCCGACATCAGCTGGCTGCGCGACAACTGTCGACTGATGTTCGAAGACCGGATCTATCTGTGCGATCAGGTGCTGTTGGTCGTCGATGGCCCGCCGGGACGCGTTCGAACGCGATTCGTGATTTCCGGTGTTTCCGACGGCAAAGGCGGGCAAACGGGTCCGCTTTCGGGCGTGATCTATTCGGCATTGGAACCCCAGATTCAATCGCCCACACCGGTCCCAGTGCCGCAAAGTCTGCCTGCCTTGGCGTCACACCTTCCCGGCGGTTGGCCCGACGTGCGATTGCCTCATCCGCAATCCACCCCGGGCGATCTTCGTCTGGCAGGACATACGGAATCGCCCGCGGAAGACTCGGGGGCAGACGACGGTGGGGTTCGCCAAGCCCAATACGCGTCGCCGCTTCCGGTTCCCGATTCGCTGCCGGACCAGATTTTTGGCCCCACACTGGTGCCGCCCCCGGCCACAAGTTTTCCAGGTACGCCCGGCGTGGGCACCCCGGTGCCGAACCAGACGACGATGCCCGATGCGCCGCGAATTCAAAACGGCGAAGGACAATTTCGAATTTTCTCGGCCGACGGTCGACACGAAATCGAGTTTGTTTCACGCAATCCCGCCGCTCCGCTTTCGATCCAAAACGTGCCGCGTCCGGCCTTGGGCGAAGAGGTCTGGGTCGCCCGCGGTGGTGCCACCGTTCTGATCCGCGACGTCCAAGCCCAGTTGCCCGGCGGCCAATTCTTGGACCTCGGCACGATCTCGTTGTCCGCCCATCGCATCGTCGCGTGGACGCCCTTGCTGAATGATTTGATGCAAGGCCGCGCCGACATGACGTCCCATGATTTGGAGCTGTATCTGGAAGGCGACATCGTGTTCCGACAGGGTGACCGAATCATCTATGCCGAATCGATGTATTACAACGTGACGCAGGAAACCGGGATGGTGTTGGACGCCGAAGCCATCAGCACGATTCCCGATTACCAGGGCGTGGTGCGATTGAAAGCGGATGTCCTGCAACAGGTCGCCGAAGGCAACTTTCAAGCGTTCGGCGCCGCGGTGACGACCAGCCGTTTGGGCGTGCCGCGATATTGGCTGCAAAGCGATCAGCTTTCATTTCGCCAGCGTCTGCGGACCACCGTCGACCCGATCACCAACCAAACGATCCAGGCGACCGATTCGTACGTTTCCAGCCGCGACAACTTCATCTACTTCGGCGGCGTGCCGGTTTTCTATTGGCCGCGTTTGAGCGCCAGCATCCGCAAACCGCCGTTGTATCTGACCGGGGCCAATTTCAAGAACGATGACATCTTCGGAACACAGGTCATGTTGGAATGGGACCTGTTCCAACTGCTGGGATACGACTCGGCCCCGGACGGCGTCGATGTGCGCATCAAGACGGACTATCTAAGTGACCGTGGCCCCGCGTTTGGTACCCGCACCACATACGACCGCACCAGTTTCTTTGGTATCCCGGGACATGTTCGTGGACAAACCGACGGCTATCTGATTCACGACACAGGCTTGGACACCTTGGGGCAGGACCGACGCGACTTGACGCCGGAAAAAACTTGGCGTGGCAAGTCATGGCTTCAACACCGTCACACGTTCAACAGCGGCTGGGAATTCATCGCTGAGGTCGGTTACATCAGCGACCGCAATTTCTTGGAACAATACTTTGAAAGCGATTGGGACCAGCAAAAGGACTACACCACCGGCGCAAGGCTTCGTCGCTACGGCGGCAACCAATTATTGGACTTGTCCGTCGAAGCAAGGGTCAATGATTTCTTCAAAGAAACGCAGCAACTGCCCGTCCTGGAACACTATGCGATCGGACTTTCGCCGCTGGGCAACGCGTTGACGTGGACGATGAACAACAAAGTCGGCTACGTCGATTTGAATGTCGCCGACACGCCGGTCGATCCGGTCGAAGCCGCATCGATGACGACACTGCCGGGCGAAGTCGATGCGAAAGGTTTGATCGCATCGACGCGACATGAATTGTCCGCGCCTCTGGACTTGGGTCCGCTGAACCTGAGCCCCTTTGTCGGTGGCGACGCGACGTATTTCGGCGAAGACATCAACGGCGATTCGCTGACACGCTTGACCGGACAAGCGGGCATCCGAGCCAGTTTGCCGATGTACCGCATCGATCCGACCATTCAAAGCGCGTTGTTGAATGTTCGCGGCTTGGCCCACAAGATCGAATGGGTGGGCGAATACTTCTATGCCGACAGCGACGCGAACTTTGACGACTTGCCGTACTACGATTCGCTGGATGATAACGCGCAGGAACAATTTCGCCGTCGATTCATCATCGATCAATTTGGCGGGGTGTTGCCGGCACAGTTTGATCCGCGCGATTATGGATTCCGCCAAGGCATTCAACGCTACGTCACCAGCCCCAGTGATGTGGTGGTGGCCGACCAGCAACAGATTCGCTTGGGGGTTCACCAACGATTCCAAACACGACGTGGCTTGCCGGGCCGGGAACGCATCACGGACATCCTGCGGTTGGACATTGACACCATCCTGATGCCCGACGCCGATCGTGATAATTATGGCGAAACGGTTGGCCCGACGACGTACGACGCAAGCTTCCACCTGGGCGATCGCGTTTCTTTGCTAAGCGACGGCTACATCGATTTCTTTGACGATGGATTGCGCAGCATCAGCGGCGGCATACGCATGAGCCGACCGGGCTTGGGCGATGTCTATGCGGGGTTGATCAACATCGATGGACCGGTGACCAGCACGGCCCTGCGGACATCGTTGGATTATCGGTTGAACGAAAAATGGATCGTCCGCGCGGGATCCACCTATGACTTTGCCGACGTCGGTAACGTCGGACAAACGATCGGGCTGACGCGGATCGGTGAATCCTTCTTGACGGGATTCGAAGTCACCGTGGACGCGGGACGAGAAAATGTCGGCTTCAACTTCTTCGTTCTGCCGCGATTCTTCCCGACGGGGCGAGGCCGCGTAGGTGGCCAACTGATTCCGCCGCCAGGCGTGGAGGGCTTGGAATGA
- a CDS encoding 3'-5' exonuclease — protein sequence MTQSVTYLVFDVESVADGDLIAKVRYPGEGLTPAEAIARYQSEIFEKSGTTFIPHTFQIPIAVVIAKLDAEFRMLDLVSLDEPHFRSHVITANFWKGWDMYRRPTWITFNGRSFDLPIMEMAAFRYGISLAKWFSGSGYKALRNRFNSEAHLDLQDLLTNFGAARLNGGLNLAAQLLGKPGKMGLNGEAVQQKYDEGGKMEISDYCRCDVLDTYFVFLRCMVLTGKLTLEQEIELVQQAKDFIQQRADDCQAYQDYLGQWGEWVDPWEAEAVDEADENADASDPSESGDGNDDSPAQPTTDSEPTSSPAEADSTADPQTDSAADVTPKTP from the coding sequence ATGACGCAATCGGTCACCTACTTAGTTTTTGATGTCGAAAGCGTGGCCGATGGCGATCTGATTGCCAAAGTCCGATATCCCGGCGAAGGGCTGACGCCGGCCGAAGCGATCGCAAGGTATCAATCGGAAATCTTTGAAAAGTCCGGAACGACGTTCATCCCGCATACCTTTCAAATCCCGATCGCGGTGGTCATCGCCAAACTGGATGCGGAATTCCGGATGCTGGATTTGGTTTCGCTGGATGAACCCCATTTCCGCAGCCATGTGATCACGGCGAACTTTTGGAAAGGGTGGGACATGTACCGCCGGCCCACCTGGATCACATTCAACGGACGATCGTTCGATCTGCCGATCATGGAAATGGCGGCGTTTCGTTACGGCATCTCGCTGGCAAAATGGTTCTCTGGGTCCGGTTACAAAGCCCTTCGCAACCGATTCAACAGCGAAGCCCATTTGGATCTGCAGGACTTGTTGACCAATTTCGGCGCTGCACGATTGAACGGTGGATTGAACTTGGCGGCGCAGTTGCTGGGCAAGCCCGGCAAGATGGGCTTGAACGGTGAAGCGGTCCAACAAAAATATGACGAAGGCGGCAAGATGGAAATCAGCGACTACTGTCGCTGTGACGTCTTAGACACGTACTTTGTCTTCCTCCGATGCATGGTTTTGACCGGCAAGTTGACGCTGGAACAAGAAATCGAATTGGTTCAGCAGGCCAAGGATTTCATCCAACAACGTGCCGATGATTGCCAGGCCTATCAGGACTACCTGGGGCAATGGGGTGAATGGGTGGACCCTTGGGAAGCCGAGGCGGTGGACGAAGCCGACGAGAACGCCGATGCGTCGGATCCATCCGAATCGGGTGACGGCAACGATGACTCCCCCGCCCAGCCAACGACCGATTCGGAACCGACGTCATCGCCCGCGGAAGCCGATTCCACGGCAGATCCGCAGACCGATTCGGCCGCCGACGTGACCCCCAAAACGCCCTAG
- the pepT gene encoding peptidase T: MQINRQRLLDRFLRYVQIDTPADPHSKTYPSTEAQRDLAVVLAEELRAMSAEDVQIDDNALVWATVPAVGDYGDGPTMALVAHMDVSPEAPATSVKPQVIESYAGGDIPLPAGNVITVDGCPDLNDMVSKTLITTDGTTLLGGDDKAGVAIIMELAQTLIENPSLPHGPIRLLFTCDEEIGHGTDKIDLDKLGADVAYTIDGGGADVLDVETFSADGATVQFTGHNIHPAIAKDRMINAMRPVAEFVARLPKDHCTPETTDGREGFIHAHDMKARTGEGTVELILRSFDTSDLEEYAKLIRRIAAEVAADHPGIEYEVSVYRQYRNLADGLKKLPESVTLAEKAFENLGRKCTKAIIRGGTDGSQLTEKGLPTPNLSSGQHNIHSVTEFACLDEMVAATEHLVELAKLWGSIRR; the protein is encoded by the coding sequence ATGCAAATCAATCGCCAACGCCTGCTGGATCGCTTTCTGCGTTACGTCCAAATCGACACGCCGGCGGATCCGCACAGCAAGACATACCCCAGCACCGAGGCACAGCGTGATTTGGCGGTGGTGCTGGCCGAAGAATTGCGTGCCATGTCGGCCGAAGATGTTCAGATCGACGACAACGCTTTGGTCTGGGCGACCGTACCCGCCGTCGGTGATTACGGCGATGGTCCGACGATGGCGTTGGTCGCCCACATGGATGTTTCACCCGAGGCACCGGCCACGTCGGTCAAGCCGCAGGTGATCGAATCCTATGCCGGTGGCGATATTCCGCTTCCCGCCGGAAACGTGATCACGGTCGATGGCTGTCCGGATCTGAACGACATGGTGTCGAAGACTTTGATCACCACCGACGGCACCACATTGCTTGGCGGTGATGATAAAGCCGGGGTGGCGATCATCATGGAACTGGCACAAACGCTGATCGAAAACCCATCGTTGCCGCACGGTCCGATTCGCTTGCTGTTCACCTGTGACGAAGAAATCGGCCACGGAACGGACAAGATCGACTTGGACAAGCTTGGGGCCGATGTGGCCTACACCATCGACGGTGGCGGTGCGGACGTTTTGGATGTCGAGACCTTCTCTGCCGACGGGGCGACGGTCCAATTCACCGGACACAACATTCACCCGGCGATCGCGAAGGATCGCATGATCAACGCGATGCGTCCGGTCGCGGAATTCGTCGCGCGATTGCCCAAAGATCACTGCACTCCGGAAACCACCGACGGCCGCGAAGGCTTCATTCACGCCCATGACATGAAGGCGCGAACGGGCGAAGGCACCGTCGAACTGATTTTGCGTTCGTTCGACACCAGTGATTTGGAAGAATATGCCAAGCTGATTCGACGGATCGCCGCCGAAGTGGCCGCCGATCATCCGGGCATCGAATATGAGGTCAGCGTTTACCGACAGTATCGCAATCTGGCCGATGGGCTGAAAAAGTTGCCCGAATCCGTGACTCTGGCTGAAAAAGCGTTTGAGAATCTTGGGCGAAAATGCACCAAAGCGATCATTCGTGGCGGCACCGATGGAAGCCAGTTAACCGAAAAAGGGCTGCCGACGCCGAACCTGTCCAGCGGCCAGCACAATATCCACAGCGTGACGGAATTTGCGTGCTTGGATGAAATGGTCGCGGCCACCGAGCACTTGGTCGAATTGGCGAAATTGTGGGGATCGATTCGTCGCTAG
- a CDS encoding 6-phosphogluconolactonase, with amino-acid sequence METCTVKTDFTRIERLPIRVFPQPTDAAKVVADEIAQAIREADSSERHFVLGLATGSSPVDTYDELVRLHRDEGLSFEKVTVFSLDEFYPISPEQLQSHARFLHEHLIDHIDIHPDNVHFPDGTIDRENAAAYCSDFEAKITSAGGIDFQLLGVSRIGHIGCNEPGSDPGSRTRLITLDRVTRIDAASNFFGADNVPRHAITMGVATILEAKRIVLLAFGEGKSQIIRRTVQDDDHWSIPSTFLQRHAAADVVVDQSAAAALTRFARPWSLGPIAWDDAMTHRAVIDMALRSEKAILKLTEADYNEHGLQDLLADHGSAYDINLRVFRRLHATITGWPGGKPDSRKEAGDRPGHRDDLFPKRILLFSPHPDDDVISMGGTLIRLVDQGHEVHIAYQTSGNIAVFDDDALRFAEFAADFCREFEIRAEGLDELESHVDEFLRNKNPGQVDSEPVQRIKALIRRGEAREGARCCGVPDEQLHFLNLPFYQTGRVRKKPLSQDDIRLTVDLMRRVRPHLIYTAGDLSDPHGTHRTCLRAVLQSCLQCQQDEWYSDCQVWLYRGAWQEWPVERIEMAVPLSPDEVKRKRNAIFKHESQKDRALFPGSDMREFWERAESRNADTAAKYDTLGLAEYAAIEGFVRWDGQSGLTV; translated from the coding sequence ATGGAGACCTGCACCGTGAAGACGGATTTCACCAGAATCGAGCGGCTACCGATCCGGGTTTTTCCACAACCCACCGATGCGGCCAAGGTGGTTGCCGACGAAATTGCCCAGGCCATCCGCGAAGCGGATTCGAGCGAGCGTCATTTCGTCCTGGGATTGGCCACCGGATCGTCGCCGGTCGACACCTACGATGAACTGGTTCGTTTGCACCGCGACGAAGGCCTATCGTTCGAAAAGGTCACCGTTTTCAGTTTGGATGAGTTTTATCCAATTTCACCGGAGCAATTGCAAAGCCACGCACGCTTCTTGCACGAACATTTGATCGACCACATCGATATTCACCCCGACAATGTTCACTTTCCCGATGGCACCATCGATCGCGAAAACGCGGCGGCGTACTGCAGTGATTTCGAAGCCAAGATCACGTCCGCCGGCGGCATCGATTTCCAGTTGCTGGGCGTCAGCCGCATCGGCCACATCGGATGCAACGAACCCGGCAGCGATCCAGGGTCACGCACGCGGTTGATCACGCTGGACCGAGTCACACGCATCGATGCGGCCAGCAATTTTTTTGGTGCCGACAACGTGCCACGTCATGCAATCACCATGGGTGTGGCCACGATTCTGGAGGCCAAACGGATCGTGTTGCTGGCCTTTGGCGAAGGCAAATCGCAAATCATTCGACGCACGGTCCAGGACGATGATCATTGGTCGATCCCGTCCACGTTCCTACAACGACACGCTGCGGCCGATGTGGTGGTCGATCAATCCGCCGCAGCGGCTTTGACGCGTTTCGCGCGCCCCTGGTCGTTGGGGCCGATCGCCTGGGACGATGCGATGACGCACCGCGCCGTGATCGACATGGCACTGCGTTCGGAAAAGGCCATCTTGAAATTGACCGAGGCCGATTACAACGAACACGGATTACAAGATTTGCTGGCCGATCACGGCAGCGCCTATGACATCAACCTGCGAGTCTTTCGCCGCTTGCATGCGACGATCACCGGCTGGCCGGGCGGCAAACCCGACAGCCGAAAGGAAGCCGGCGACCGCCCGGGCCATCGCGACGATCTTTTTCCCAAACGCATCCTGTTGTTTTCCCCCCATCCCGATGACGACGTCATTTCGATGGGCGGCACCCTGATCCGCTTGGTCGACCAAGGCCACGAAGTCCACATCGCTTACCAAACGTCCGGCAACATTGCGGTCTTCGACGACGACGCCTTGCGATTCGCCGAGTTCGCCGCCGACTTTTGTCGTGAATTTGAAATTCGGGCCGAAGGTCTGGACGAACTGGAATCGCACGTCGACGAATTTTTGCGGAACAAGAACCCCGGCCAAGTCGACAGTGAACCCGTTCAACGTATCAAAGCATTGATTCGACGCGGCGAAGCCCGCGAAGGGGCGCGATGTTGTGGCGTTCCCGATGAACAGCTTCACTTTTTGAATTTGCCGTTCTATCAAACCGGTCGGGTCCGCAAAAAACCACTGTCCCAAGACGACATCCGGCTGACCGTCGACCTGATGCGTCGGGTCCGCCCGCATCTGATCTACACCGCAGGCGATCTTTCCGATCCGCATGGCACCCACCGCACGTGTTTGCGTGCAGTGCTGCAATCGTGTCTGCAGTGCCAACAGGACGAATGGTATTCCGATTGCCAAGTCTGGTTGTACCGCGGGGCCTGGCAAGAATGGCCGGTCGAACGCATCGAGATGGCCGTGCCGCTTAGCCCGGATGAAGTCAAACGAAAACGTAATGCGATTTTTAAACACGAATCGCAGAAAGACCGTGCGCTGTTCCCGGGGTCCGACATGCGGGAGTTCTGGGAACGCGCCGAATCACGAAACGCAGACACCGCGGCCAAGTACGACACGTTAGGACTGGCCGAATACGCCGCCATCGAAGGCTTCGTTCGCTGGGACGGACAATCGGGACTGACCGTCTAG